Proteins encoded by one window of Chitinispirillales bacterium:
- a CDS encoding cob(I)yrinic acid a,c-diamide adenosyltransferase: MNGYIQVYTGNGKGKTTAALGAALRAVGAGMKVFIAQFVKGREYCEIFAARNFLPAVTIKQYGLDFFITHVPTQADVDIAVKGLKEISKIILSNEYDMVILDEANIAVYYNLFTSTQLISILKNKPETLEIIITGRYACPEILEIADLVTEMKEVKHYYTQGVKARKGIEC, from the coding sequence ATGAACGGCTATATTCAGGTATATACCGGTAACGGAAAAGGCAAAACGACTGCGGCTTTAGGGGCGGCGTTGCGCGCCGTTGGAGCTGGTATGAAGGTGTTTATAGCGCAATTTGTCAAGGGGCGTGAATACTGCGAAATATTTGCAGCTCGTAACTTCCTGCCTGCCGTAACGATTAAGCAATACGGATTGGACTTCTTTATAACACACGTTCCGACGCAAGCCGATGTTGATATTGCCGTTAAGGGATTAAAAGAAATATCAAAAATTATATTATCTAACGAATACGATATGGTTATATTGGACGAAGCGAATATAGCCGTTTACTATAATCTTTTTACTTCGACACAACTCATATCCATATTGAAAAACAAACCCGAAACGCTTGAAATAATCATTACCGGACGCTACGCTTGTCCCGAAATATTAGAAATTGCGGACTTGGTAACCGAGATGAAAGAAGTGAAGCATTATTATACGCAAGGCGTTAAGGCGCGTAAAGGAATAGAGTGTTAA
- a CDS encoding DUF2284 domain-containing protein has protein sequence MEYSLSGITAEIDVDKYILNYHTPDAFIEYCKQCNRYGACWACPPFDFDVDVYLRNYKSVRIIGTKITLSDALINECAELERCKNVSYRIIGEVRRDLDNKLLALERRYPNSRAFFAGSCRFCKREKCMRISKKPCLYPDKIRPSLESLGFDVAKTSLQLLKCELKWGSKERLPEYFVLVSGFFMNNLTGRSS, from the coding sequence ATGGAATATTCGCTGAGCGGCATTACGGCGGAAATCGATGTCGATAAATATATCCTAAATTATCACACCCCTGACGCTTTTATAGAATATTGCAAACAATGTAATCGTTACGGCGCTTGCTGGGCGTGTCCGCCTTTTGATTTTGATGTGGACGTGTATTTGAGGAATTACAAAAGCGTGCGCATAATTGGAACAAAAATAACTTTAAGCGATGCGCTTATTAACGAGTGTGCGGAATTAGAGCGATGCAAAAATGTTTCATATAGAATTATCGGGGAAGTAAGGCGTGATTTGGATAATAAATTACTTGCTCTTGAGCGGCGGTATCCGAACAGCCGCGCTTTTTTTGCCGGAAGTTGTCGGTTTTGCAAGCGGGAAAAATGTATGCGTATTTCCAAAAAGCCGTGTTTATATCCCGATAAAATTCGTCCGTCGCTTGAGTCTTTAGGTTTTGACGTAGCTAAAACATCGTTACAGTTATTAAAGTGCGAGCTAAAATGGGGAAGTAAAGAGCGTCTGCCGGAGTATTTTGTTTTGGTAAGCGGATTTTTTATGAATAATCTGACCGGTAGATCGTCCTAA
- a CDS encoding sigma-70 family RNA polymerase sigma factor, with the protein MSKKTAAQVFSDTKERLLNFIRRRVDSFEDAQDILLEVFFNFMQADDEVNPIDNAAAWLYRAASNKIIDRQRKKKEVSFPVYYSEDDEYIFEEIADFIYGEEATPETEMLRAVILEEIQAAIAELPKEQREVFELTELLDFSVKEVSQETKTPINTVLSRKHYAIKFLRKRLEELYNDVMDF; encoded by the coding sequence GTGTCTAAGAAAACCGCGGCGCAAGTTTTTTCGGATACAAAAGAGCGGCTTTTGAACTTCATTCGTCGGCGTGTCGATAGTTTTGAAGATGCGCAGGACATCTTGTTGGAGGTGTTTTTCAATTTTATGCAGGCAGACGACGAGGTCAATCCGATAGACAATGCCGCGGCTTGGCTGTATCGAGCCGCAAGCAACAAAATAATCGACCGACAAAGAAAAAAGAAAGAAGTATCGTTTCCTGTATATTACAGCGAAGACGATGAATACATTTTTGAAGAGATCGCGGATTTTATCTATGGTGAAGAAGCAACCCCCGAGACTGAAATGCTTCGCGCCGTGATTCTTGAAGAGATACAGGCGGCTATCGCCGAACTGCCAAAGGAACAACGTGAAGTTTTTGAATTGACCGAATTACTGGATTTTTCCGTAAAAGAGGTTTCACAGGAAACTAAGACTCCGATTAATACTGTTCTTTCGCGCAAGCATTACGCTATAAAGTTTTTGCGAAAAAGATTAGAAGAATTGTATAACGACGTTATGGATTTTTAG